A single window of Bordetella genomosp. 11 DNA harbors:
- a CDS encoding ABC transporter permease: protein MEGGAAAVVHAAPDRASVRHARRERWLMLGLLAPAMLVVILLLVLPLLWLGWQSFYDGGFTLAHYRRIFTEDIYLNTFLLTFRIAAVTTLLALLLGYPVAYAAAALPSRWRVAVLVLVLVPFWTSVLVRAYAWLILLQRTGVVNKALLGAGLIDRPLGLIYNEPGTVIGTVHILLPFMILPLYATMQKIPRDLLMAGASLGGSPAHVFRRVFLPLSLPGILAGSTLVFVLCLGFYITPELLGGGRTVMVSMIVSRNVELYNQWGAASAVSVVLLLCVFIIFAAVTRVLPLDKVVVTR, encoded by the coding sequence ATGGAAGGGGGGGCCGCAGCGGTTGTCCATGCGGCCCCGGACCGCGCCTCGGTACGGCACGCGCGGCGCGAGCGCTGGCTGATGCTGGGGCTGCTCGCGCCCGCCATGCTGGTGGTGATACTGCTGCTGGTGCTGCCGCTGCTGTGGCTGGGCTGGCAGTCCTTCTACGACGGCGGGTTCACGCTGGCGCATTACCGGCGCATTTTCACTGAAGACATCTATCTGAATACCTTCCTGCTGACGTTCCGCATCGCCGCCGTCACCACCTTGCTGGCCCTGCTGCTGGGCTATCCGGTCGCGTATGCCGCCGCCGCCTTGCCCAGCCGCTGGCGCGTGGCGGTGCTGGTGCTCGTGCTGGTGCCGTTCTGGACCAGCGTGCTGGTGCGTGCCTATGCCTGGTTGATCCTGCTGCAGCGTACCGGCGTCGTGAACAAAGCCCTGCTGGGCGCCGGCCTGATCGATCGGCCGCTCGGACTGATCTACAACGAACCCGGCACCGTGATCGGCACCGTGCATATCCTGCTGCCGTTCATGATCCTGCCGCTGTACGCCACCATGCAGAAGATTCCGCGCGATCTGCTCATGGCCGGCGCCAGCCTGGGCGGATCGCCCGCGCACGTGTTCCGGCGGGTGTTCCTGCCTTTGTCGCTGCCCGGCATATTGGCCGGGTCCACCCTGGTTTTCGTCCTGTGCCTGGGCTTTTACATCACGCCGGAACTGCTGGGCGGCGGCCGCACCGTGATGGTGTCCATGATCGTCAGCCGGAACGTGGAGCTCTATAACCAATGGGGCGCGGCCAGCGCCGTCAGCGTGGTCCTGCTGCTATGCGTCTTCATCATCTTCGCGGCCGTCACGCGCGTGCTGCCGCTGGATAAGGTCGTGGTCACGCGATGA
- a CDS encoding ABC transporter substrate-binding protein, whose amino-acid sequence MAAGQITFVSQGGAWQEAQTKAILDPAARQLGITINQDSVPDAWPMIRTQGETGKPIWDVVDTPTVNCLRGGAQGLIEKLDFSKIPNAKDMPANYKSDYSVAYEFYSSVLAYDKSKYKDKPPSSWADFWDVKKYPGRRALRNHPLATLEAALMADGVPPDKLYPLDVDRAFRKLEQIKPYITVWWTSGGQSAQLLHDGEVDMIMAWNGRVSALMKEGDDVGFTYNQGVLQSTQLCVLKNAPNLDNAMRFVNAAISPELQANIPAQIDYGPGNPAAFKTGKIPAERARELPSAPENASRQALMAYDWWTSPAGEAAEKRWLTFMQK is encoded by the coding sequence ATGGCGGCCGGCCAGATCACCTTCGTTTCCCAAGGCGGCGCCTGGCAGGAGGCGCAGACCAAGGCCATCCTGGATCCGGCGGCGCGCCAACTGGGTATCACCATTAACCAGGACAGCGTGCCGGACGCCTGGCCCATGATCCGCACGCAGGGCGAGACCGGCAAGCCGATCTGGGATGTCGTGGATACCCCCACGGTGAATTGCCTGCGCGGCGGTGCGCAGGGCCTGATCGAGAAGCTGGACTTCAGCAAGATTCCCAATGCCAAGGACATGCCGGCCAATTACAAGTCCGATTATTCCGTGGCTTATGAGTTCTATTCCAGCGTCCTGGCCTACGACAAAAGCAAGTACAAGGATAAGCCGCCGTCCAGTTGGGCCGATTTCTGGGATGTGAAGAAGTATCCCGGCCGGCGCGCGCTGCGCAACCACCCGCTGGCGACGCTGGAGGCCGCGCTGATGGCCGATGGCGTGCCGCCGGACAAGCTGTACCCGCTGGACGTGGACCGGGCGTTCCGCAAGCTCGAACAGATCAAGCCTTACATCACCGTCTGGTGGACATCCGGAGGACAGTCGGCCCAGTTGCTGCACGATGGCGAGGTGGACATGATCATGGCCTGGAACGGCCGCGTCAGCGCCTTGATGAAGGAGGGCGACGACGTGGGCTTTACCTACAACCAGGGGGTATTGCAGAGTACCCAATTGTGCGTGCTGAAGAACGCGCCCAACCTGGACAATGCCATGCGTTTCGTCAACGCGGCGATCTCCCCCGAACTGCAGGCCAATATTCCCGCGCAGATCGACTATGGACCCGGCAATCCCGCCGCCTTCAAGACCGGCAAGATCCCGGCGGAGCGGGCCAGGGAACTGCCCAGCGCGCCGGAGAATGCCTCGCGCCAGGCGCTCATGGCCTATGACTGGTGGACGTCGCCCGCAGGCGAAGCCGCGGAAAAGCGCTGGCTGACGTTCATGCAGAAGTAG
- a CDS encoding NAD(P)/FAD-dependent oxidoreductase: protein MNPPPFPEIASLWRETAALKHRYPRLKNIVQCDVAIVGGGYTGLSTARHLALRGLDPVVVDASRIGWGASGRNGGVVSGKFRLSFADCASRYGMDMARRMAALAHEAVDLVAETVDACGIADARLRIAGNLRCAHNDIALARLRDERDWLASNMGDTSSRLLSRQEVIDETGSSDFVGGLLNPQAGLIHPLNYARGLAANLAEQGIRLFEQSPVLRIRRAGDRVEVITPDGAVSARHVALATNAYSDLTPATARLARTLVPFRSAMVATEPLPPALLATLLREDRSYSETRRMMRWFRKVDDRILFGGRGAFGRDDSDAAFAALRRKMAAIFPQLAQVRITHRWSGLVAMTLDSVPHVGPWDERICYAVGYNGAGVAMATLMGRYLADIVQGGRPDIGLLAAPRLRTVPCYPLREPIVRLVAGWYQFLDAIGR, encoded by the coding sequence ATGAATCCGCCGCCTTTTCCGGAGATCGCTTCGCTGTGGCGTGAGACGGCGGCGCTCAAGCATCGTTATCCTCGCTTGAAGAATATCGTGCAATGCGATGTCGCCATCGTGGGCGGCGGCTACACGGGGTTGTCCACCGCGCGCCACCTCGCCTTGCGCGGCCTGGATCCGGTCGTGGTGGACGCCAGCCGCATCGGCTGGGGCGCGAGCGGCCGCAACGGCGGCGTGGTTTCCGGAAAATTCCGCCTGTCCTTCGCCGACTGCGCCAGCCGCTACGGCATGGACATGGCAAGGCGCATGGCGGCGCTGGCGCACGAGGCCGTCGACCTCGTGGCGGAAACCGTGGATGCCTGCGGCATCGCCGACGCCCGCTTGCGCATCGCCGGAAATCTGCGTTGCGCGCATAACGATATCGCCCTGGCGCGGCTGCGCGACGAGCGTGACTGGCTGGCGAGCAACATGGGCGACACCAGCTCGCGCCTGTTGTCGCGCCAGGAGGTCATCGACGAAACCGGTTCGAGCGACTTCGTGGGCGGCTTGCTGAATCCGCAGGCCGGGCTGATCCATCCGCTGAACTACGCCCGCGGCCTGGCGGCCAATTTGGCGGAGCAGGGCATACGCTTGTTCGAGCAGAGCCCCGTACTGCGCATCCGCCGCGCGGGCGATCGCGTGGAGGTGATCACGCCGGATGGCGCGGTCAGCGCGCGGCATGTCGCGCTGGCGACCAACGCCTATTCCGATCTGACGCCCGCCACGGCGCGGCTGGCTCGCACGCTGGTGCCGTTCCGCAGCGCGATGGTGGCGACCGAGCCATTGCCGCCCGCGCTGCTGGCTACCTTGCTGCGCGAAGACCGCAGCTACAGCGAAACGCGGCGCATGATGCGCTGGTTCCGCAAGGTGGACGATCGCATCCTGTTCGGCGGCCGCGGCGCCTTCGGCAGGGACGATTCCGACGCGGCCTTCGCGGCGCTGCGCCGCAAGATGGCCGCCATCTTTCCCCAACTGGCCCAGGTCCGCATCACGCACCGCTGGTCCGGCCTGGTGGCCATGACGCTGGACAGCGTGCCGCACGTCGGTCCGTGGGATGAGCGGATCTGCTATGCCGTGGGCTACAACGGCGCGGGCGTCGCCATGGCGACCCTGATGGGCCGCTACCTGGCGGATATCGTCCAGGGCGGCAGGCCCGATATCGGGCTGCTCGCGGCGCCGCGACTCAGGACAGTGCCTTGTTACCCCCTGCGGGAACCGATCGTCCGGCTGGTCGCCGGCTGGTATCAGTTCCTGGATGCCATCGGCCGCTGA
- a CDS encoding HAD-IA family hydrolase has protein sequence MPASLDSFKVLTFDVVGTLIDFEKGVIDSIRSLGGDNAVKASEDEIFEAYKRGRDLHYGRSSVAMKDVYLHLAKELGFRSDEATADAFQLAVLRWPGFADSAAALQRLRKRYRLVAMTNADRTAFTAYAHTLGNPFDDSVTCDETGTAKPDPQFFAFNRGRQSAFGYRQSDILHVAQSQYHDIGVARELGYAVCWIERRQGMSGWGGTPEPKSVTQPDYHYASLAQLADAVDAAYARG, from the coding sequence ATGCCCGCATCCCTGGATAGTTTCAAAGTGCTTACCTTCGACGTCGTCGGCACGCTTATCGATTTCGAGAAGGGCGTGATCGACTCCATACGCAGCCTGGGCGGCGACAACGCCGTCAAGGCGTCCGAGGACGAGATATTCGAGGCCTACAAGCGGGGCCGCGATCTTCACTACGGCCGGTCCAGCGTCGCCATGAAGGACGTTTATCTGCATTTGGCCAAGGAGCTCGGCTTCCGGAGCGACGAAGCGACCGCCGACGCCTTCCAGCTTGCCGTGCTGCGCTGGCCGGGCTTCGCCGATTCCGCCGCGGCCCTGCAGCGCCTGCGCAAACGCTATCGGCTGGTGGCGATGACCAACGCGGACCGCACCGCCTTTACCGCCTATGCGCACACGCTGGGCAATCCCTTCGACGATAGCGTCACCTGCGACGAGACCGGCACGGCCAAGCCGGACCCGCAGTTCTTCGCCTTCAACCGCGGACGGCAGTCGGCCTTCGGCTACCGGCAGTCCGACATCCTGCATGTGGCCCAGAGCCAATACCACGATATCGGCGTGGCCCGGGAGCTGGGCTACGCCGTCTGCTGGATCGAGCGCAGGCAGGGCATGAGCGGGTGGGGCGGCACGCCGGAACCCAAGTCCGTCACGCAGCCGGATTATCACTATGCCAGCCTGGCGCAGTTGGCCGATGCCGTCGACGCGGCTTACGCGCGCGGCTGA
- a CDS encoding ABC transporter ATP-binding protein gives MADSHVAGVVIENATKQYEAFRALDDVSLDVAPGEFVSILGPSGSGKTTFLGVLGGFVPPTSGSVRLGGRDITYLPPHKRDIGIVFQSYALFPHMTVGENVAYPLRARRQPRAGWAAKVRDALATVELAGYEHRRISELSGGQRQRVALARAIVFEPRLILMDEPLSALDKQLRENMQIELRQLHAKLGATIIYVTHDQREALTMSDRVAILNKGRLVQIDTPERLHNRPKDAFVAGFIGESTLLPVERAGNDSIRLGATTLRCAYALPDQAELFLAIQAEKLLIDASADSGASNRLTGRVTDVVFQGESVRVFLQLEGGARVSLRQPAHHIGRQRIKPVGESMTVSLHPEDTIVVPRAA, from the coding sequence ATGGCTGATTCCCATGTGGCTGGTGTCGTCATCGAGAACGCCACCAAGCAGTACGAGGCGTTTCGCGCTCTGGACGATGTGAGCCTGGACGTGGCGCCCGGTGAGTTCGTCTCCATACTCGGGCCATCCGGTTCCGGCAAGACGACCTTCCTTGGCGTGCTGGGCGGTTTCGTGCCGCCGACATCCGGGTCGGTGCGGCTGGGCGGGCGCGACATTACTTACCTGCCGCCACATAAACGCGACATCGGCATCGTGTTCCAGAGCTATGCGCTGTTTCCGCACATGACGGTGGGCGAGAACGTCGCCTATCCGCTGCGCGCGCGCCGGCAGCCCAGGGCGGGATGGGCCGCCAAGGTGCGCGATGCGCTGGCCACGGTCGAACTGGCCGGCTACGAGCACCGCCGCATCTCCGAGTTGTCGGGCGGCCAGCGCCAACGGGTCGCGTTGGCGCGCGCCATCGTGTTCGAGCCGCGCTTGATCCTGATGGACGAGCCCCTGTCGGCGCTGGACAAGCAATTGCGCGAGAACATGCAGATCGAGTTGCGCCAACTGCACGCCAAACTGGGCGCGACCATCATCTACGTGACCCACGACCAGCGCGAAGCCCTGACCATGAGCGACCGCGTGGCCATCCTGAATAAAGGAAGGCTGGTGCAGATCGATACGCCCGAGCGCCTGCACAACCGGCCCAAGGATGCCTTCGTGGCCGGGTTTATCGGCGAATCGACATTGCTGCCGGTCGAGCGCGCGGGCAATGATTCGATACGCCTGGGCGCCACCACATTGCGCTGCGCGTATGCGCTGCCCGACCAGGCCGAACTCTTCCTGGCGATACAGGCGGAAAAGCTGTTGATCGACGCATCCGCCGACTCCGGCGCATCCAACCGGCTGACCGGCCGCGTGACGGACGTGGTGTTCCAGGGCGAGAGCGTGCGCGTTTTCCTGCAGTTGGAAGGCGGGGCGCGGGTCAGCCTGCGCCAGCCCGCGCACCACATTGGCCGGCAACGGATAAAGCCGGTGGGGGAATCGATGACGGTATCGCTGCATCCCGAAGACACCATCGTGGTGCCCCGGGCCGCCTGA
- a CDS encoding helix-turn-helix domain-containing protein, whose product MPSKKSPAVSDRPRARKARTPTAIAREASADNGDHADSAELLRIGSIARDLRKRAGLGLQALAERAGISAAMLSQIERGLSTPSLRSLRLLSEALEIPISRFFEQPAQARPPSFVVRMNERRRLRLSPTGVIKDLISPDSPSWIEMYELRLLPGGSSGNDFHRHDGEKAGYVLEGQLQLMLGQETFVLNPGDAFRFPSIVPHMFRNPSEDAARIIWINASAATRE is encoded by the coding sequence ATGCCCTCGAAAAAATCGCCGGCCGTTTCCGACCGCCCGCGCGCGCGCAAAGCGCGAACGCCGACAGCCATCGCTCGCGAGGCTTCGGCCGATAACGGCGACCATGCCGATAGCGCCGAATTGCTGCGTATCGGCTCGATCGCGCGCGACCTGCGCAAACGGGCGGGCCTGGGATTGCAGGCGCTGGCCGAACGCGCCGGCATTTCCGCCGCGATGCTCAGCCAGATCGAGCGCGGCCTGTCGACGCCTTCGCTGCGATCGCTGCGCTTGTTGAGTGAAGCCCTGGAGATACCGATCTCGCGCTTTTTCGAACAACCCGCGCAAGCGCGGCCGCCCTCGTTCGTGGTGCGCATGAACGAACGGCGCCGGCTGCGGCTCAGTCCCACCGGCGTGATCAAGGACCTGATCTCGCCCGACAGTCCGTCGTGGATCGAGATGTACGAATTGCGCCTGCTGCCGGGCGGCTCGTCGGGCAACGACTTCCACCGCCATGACGGCGAAAAAGCGGGATATGTGCTGGAGGGCCAGCTGCAATTGATGCTGGGGCAGGAAACCTTCGTCTTGAATCCGGGAGACGCCTTCCGCTTTCCCTCCATCGTTCCGCACATGTTTCGCAATCCCTCGGAAGACGCCGCACGGATCATCTGGATCAACGCATCGGCCGCGACACGGGAGTAG